In Desulfovibrio sp. 86, the following proteins share a genomic window:
- a CDS encoding major capsid protein — protein sequence MSNSAGLVVSLAEMEQFYRGDKAGQIIELMNKTNDIMDDVLWMESNQSDGHLTRIRTGLPEVYWRRLYQGTPPSKSQWGQVKEGCGILEAIMELDVEELRLYGSRDKAFRMSEGVSFAEAMRQKVAATLFYGNSNLNPDEFNGLSMRYPAQDAKNVLDAGGRDEGGCTSLWLISWGAQAVHGIYPKGSTGGLSHEDLNTYMAQDPDGRKYQVVGDKYNWRCGLAVRDWRAVVRVANLPLSTLGKRKGQSGFVDLQKLTIEAKNRMPQHLRQKAVWYANSDVLTALELQNSDAGNVQLQYGEFFDSKAVPVLHGRPVRQCDAVLASESVV from the coding sequence ATGTCCAACTCTGCGGGTCTTGTGGTTTCTCTGGCGGAAATGGAACAGTTTTACCGTGGCGACAAGGCCGGTCAGATCATCGAACTGATGAACAAGACCAATGACATTATGGACGACGTGCTCTGGATGGAATCCAACCAGAGCGACGGGCACCTCACCCGCATCCGCACGGGTCTGCCCGAAGTCTACTGGCGCAGGCTCTATCAGGGCACGCCGCCCTCCAAGTCCCAATGGGGGCAGGTCAAGGAGGGCTGCGGCATTCTTGAGGCCATCATGGAGCTGGACGTGGAAGAGCTGCGCCTCTACGGCAGCCGCGACAAGGCATTTCGCATGAGCGAGGGCGTGTCCTTTGCCGAGGCCATGCGCCAGAAAGTGGCCGCCACGCTTTTTTACGGCAACAGCAACCTCAACCCCGACGAATTCAACGGCCTGTCCATGCGCTATCCCGCGCAGGACGCCAAAAACGTGCTGGACGCGGGCGGCCGTGACGAGGGCGGCTGCACCTCGCTCTGGCTCATTTCCTGGGGCGCGCAGGCCGTGCATGGCATCTACCCCAAGGGCAGCACCGGCGGTCTTTCGCACGAAGACCTCAACACTTACATGGCCCAGGACCCCGACGGCCGCAAGTATCAGGTGGTGGGCGACAAGTACAACTGGCGCTGCGGCCTGGCCGTGCGCGACTGGCGCGCCGTGGTGCGCGTGGCCAACCTGCCCCTGTCCACCCTTGGCAAACGCAAGGGACAGAGCGGTTTTGTGGACCTGCAAAAGCTGACCATCGAGGCCAAAAACCGCATGCCCCAGCACCTGCGCCAGAAAGCCGTGTGGTACGCCAATTCCGATGTGCTCACGGCGCTGGAACTACAAAATTCCGACGCTGGCAACGTCCAGTTGCAGTACGGCGAATTCTTTGACTCCAAGGCTGTTCCCGTGCTGCATGGCCGCCCCGTGCGCCAGTGCGACGCCGTGCTGGCCAGCGAAAGCGTTGTGTAA
- a CDS encoding Bbp19 family protein: MDIFAPYEQAHRQEGEARQRMEEAERQLRDAVNSLMAQRQGRLFLRWLVHQCQCFCALNLANGDSGAAGAHEAARLAFAEGRRYVGMTLLHLVQRSDPGNLPKLLENREDEHDV, from the coding sequence ATGGACATATTCGCCCCGTACGAACAGGCGCACAGGCAGGAAGGGGAAGCCCGCCAACGGATGGAGGAGGCCGAGCGCCAACTGCGCGACGCCGTCAACAGCCTCATGGCCCAGCGGCAGGGGCGGCTGTTCCTTCGCTGGCTTGTCCACCAGTGCCAGTGCTTCTGCGCCCTGAACCTCGCCAACGGCGACAGCGGCGCAGCGGGCGCGCACGAGGCCGCGCGCCTGGCCTTTGCCGAGGGCCGCCGCTATGTGGGCATGACCCTGCTGCACCTTGTGCAACGCTCCGACCCCGGCAACTTGCCGAAACTGCTTGAGAACAGAGAGGACGAACATGACGTATGA